In one Brienomyrus brachyistius isolate T26 chromosome 12, BBRACH_0.4, whole genome shotgun sequence genomic region, the following are encoded:
- the LOC125704464 gene encoding interferon-induced very large GTPase 1-like isoform X4, whose amino-acid sequence MQLSMSHLGRGNVKHSYLFEQGIATHVVTAVLYGAQAFFVFDREVSETENQQNIKGNLHVMIKKIPKLSIEGEASLELTDTDRATEEKLSCKFYGDFALKQTPVSFQDAVKIYTTLPGLLGEKGENAVPVRVWLLPLEILDSSAARLVRQISVRLINETQSVIEDFSEIEMQCNDIMKRKVISYFPEIGRKVKSFKDMCLEYKSVFQRSLSSILPSIRGGGTEECVLANILTKKEESPFNSNKLKEWLDCKEQEINLLQTYTDMMEDTKILASKSELQSEILKNRDKHVVCFALTSLGEEEPYLSCLQSHLKALSTAKLREPTEEDGKDVEPSEFYLSDAVSEKINKQVFLFMDFAKANKENKKTHFISASIPNDKYKGASIYLYTDGMKQSDQFEPPSKPERPNASDVTHDSVTIKLNHPQYGSSEITHYLVEYCANESDDWQFFEVSKSNLECTVSGLLPHTGYRFRYKAVCPAGVSLASEAESIKTLPTSPPGKAEKIDVDLEEIEVTWTKPDMVGNGVSIENYIVEYRTETNENETDWEKKTSKGEVYKMTGLQPDTAYYIRITCNCGESGQSKESLTVSISTLSGTTTIPEQIKQKSECLSLEEKYAQWSWKLRKYSLETPTKLINQIGSNKILYVNTTDLISDFDNVYTALKSDIEAHFKDDKRAEILIEWNVEKLEKLKNELIEETLKQCKILIKNKRSMSEVDQKKYYFEAKLMQKSKTMASLKDKRLTDKQVEEEFRSLWVKWVAEIAKDQLPDKPVNIKVIVEKILYSHFQKQADIMNKIKTISENGMFEFTKKKHISQSFMAAKWESIRELHGMGIFQGFPEKLHRNVNHMVNEYIKNKELEKTDFNRNFIFEILDEVERHIQECERNENVKFTYEYRVDLSVSICLSSVQRFQKMHESFKKANDPVTYLQSKKKQYSEMFTQYCKGANSVRIFAEFLFKNILPAVEEAVYNQIKLQIINTMKCNNPAFSGNRCNLENHILRHLTIQKKFEFYKEYIDDPKSYFKRFIGEHVEIFCKNYKKLQEMLHENLQEMKLHILRTSTEASEEVNLKNGNASMWLDHFCKKLGGHMVMNRKSLTSIQDEDISDTKFLKEMMAKYLEEVVKSEHMESVDASSQHLRLLKQKITEILFKQLEGCWAQCPFCKAICTNTLVNHSGDHSVHFHRSSAMGHFSYYNTDEFSIDFCSTNVSSDCSFRHHASGKWIPYKSYRDAGDPYDKWSITADGSTQGYWKWFICRFQKEWEDTRGYKFKGRGAIPNSWRKITEESVLEELNIRD is encoded by the coding sequence CTTGGACGAGGAAATGTTAAACACTCATATCTGTTTGAGCAGGGAATAGCGACACACGTGGTaacagcagtgctgtacggtGCTcaggcattttttgtttttgatcgAGAAGTTTCAGAAACCGAGAACCAGCAAAACATTAAGGGGAACCTGCATGTGATGATAAAGAAAATACCAAAATTGTCAATAGAAGGGGAGGCTTCCTTAGAGCTGACAGACACTGACAGAGCTACTGAGGAAAAGTTGTCTTGTAAATTCTATGGGGATTTTGCTCTCAAACAGACCCCTGTTTCCTTCCAGGATGCTGTAAAAATATACACAACACTTCCAGGTCTGCTGGGTGAAAAGGGGGAAAACGCTGTGCCAGTCAGGGTGTGGTTACTCCCCCTGGAAATCTTAGATTCTTCTGCTGCCAGATTAGTGCGTCAAATCAGTGTCAGATTAATAAATGAAACACAGAGTGTGATAGAGGACTTCAGTGAAATAGAAATGCAATGCAATGATATTATGAAGAGAAAGGTTATTTCATACTTTCCAGAGATTGGACGAAAGGTAAAATCCTTCAAGGACATGTGCTTGGAGTACAAATCAGTGTTTCAGAGATCGTTGTCAAGCATTTTACCATCAATTCGTGGAGGTGGAACAGAGGAATGTGTGCTTGCAAACATCCTAACAAAGAAGGAAGAGTCTCCTTTCAATAGCAATAAACTTAAGGAATGGCTGGACTGCAAAGAGCAAGAAATCAACCTGCTCCAGACATACACTGATATGATGGAAGACACAAAAATTCTGGCATCAAAGAGTGAGCTTCAAAGTGAAATCTTGAAAAATAGAGATAAGCATGTAGTGTGTTTTGCATTAACATCACTGGGTGAGGAGGAGCCGTATCTGTCCTGCTTACAGAGTCACTTAAAGGCTCTTTCAACTGCGAAGCTAAGAGAACCAACAGAAGAAGATGGGAAGGATGTCGAGCCGAGTGAGTTTTACCTCTCAGATGCAGTGTCAGAAAAAATTAACAAACAAGTATTCCTCTTCATGGATTTCGCAAAGGCGAACAAGGAGAACAAGAAAACACACTTTATATCAGCATCCATACCTAACGATAAGTACAAAGGGGCAAGTATTTACCTTTACACAGATGGGATGAAACAAAGTGACCAATTTGAGCCTCCGTCAAAACCAGAAAGACCAAATGCATCTGACGTCACTCATGACAGTGTGACAATAAAGCTGAATCATCCCCAGTATGGATCCAGTGAAATCACACACTACCTGGTTGAATACTGTGCTAATGAGTCAGATGACTGGCAATTTTTTGAGGTTTCCAAATCTAACCTGGAATGTACTGTGTCTGGACTGCTTCCCCACACAGGCTACAGGTTCAGATACAAGGCAGTGTGTCCAGCAGGTGTCAGTCTAGCCAGTGAAGCTGAGAGCATTAAAACTTTGCCCACAAGTCCTCCTGGGAAGGCAGAAAAAATAGATGTAGACTTAGAGGAGATTGAAGTTACTTGGACAAAACCTGATATGGTTGGAAATGGGGTCAGCATTGAAAATTATATTGTTGAATACAGAActgaaacaaatgaaaatgagaCAGACTGGGAAAAAAAGACTAGTAAAGGTGAGGTCTATAaaatgactgggttacagccagatacagcatattatattagaattacATGCAATTGTGGTGAATCTGGTCAAAGCAAAGAAAGTCTGACAGTCTCAATTTCAACATTGTCAGGAACCACAACAATACCtgaacagataaaacaaaagagtgAATGTCTTAGCCTGGAAGAGAAGTATGCTCAGTGGTCATGGAAGTTAAGGAAATATTCTTTGGAAACACCGACCAAGTTGATAAACCAAATTGGAAGCAACAAAATTTTGTATGTCAATACCACAGATCTGATCTCTGACTTTGATAATGTTTATACTGCATTAAAAAGTGATATTGAGGCACATTTCAAAGATGACAAACGTGCTGAAATCCTTATTGAATGGAATGTTgaaaaactagagaaactgAAGAATGAGCTCATTGAAGAAACcctaaaacaatgcaaaatattaattaaaaataagagaAGTATGTCAGAAGTAGATcagaaaaaatattattttgagGCAAAATTGATGCAGAAAAGCAAAACCATGGCAAGTTTGAAGGACAAGAGGCTCACTGATAAACAAGTGGAAGAAGAATTCAGGTCACTCTGGGTTAAGTGGGTAGCTGAAATAGCAAAAGATCAGCTGCCTGATAAACCAGTCAACATAAAAGTTATAGTGGAGAAGATTCTGTACTCTCACTTTCAAAAGCAGGCAGACATCATGAACAAGATTAAAACGATATCTGAAAATGGAATGTTtgaatttacaaagaaaaaacatattAGCCAATCTTTCATGGCAGCAAAATGGGAAAGTATTAGAGAACTGCATGGAATGGGGATTTTCCAGGGGTTTCCTGAAAAACTACACCGGAACGTGAATCACATggttaatgaatacattaaaaacaaagaATTGGAAAAGACAGATTTCAATCGCAATTTCATATTTGAAATACTAGATGAGGTTGAAAGGCATATTCAGGAATGTGAACGCAATGAAAATGTGAAATTCACATATGAATACAGAGTTGACTTGTCAGTTTCTATTTGCCTCAGTTCTGTCCAGAGGTTTCAAAAAATGCACGAGTCATTCAAGAAAGCTAATGACCCGGTAACCTACCTGCAAAGTAAAAAGAAACAGTACTCTGAAATGTTCACACAATACTGCAAAGGAGCCAACTCAGTGAGAATTTTTGCTGAATTTTTATTCAAAAACATTCTGCCTGCAGTTGAAGAGGCAGTTTACAATCAAATTAAGTTGCAAATCATTAATACTATGAAATGCAACAACCCAGCATTCAGTGGCAACAGATGCAACCTTGAAAATCATATACTGAGACATCTTACAATTCAGAAGAAATTTGAGTTCTACAAAGAATACATTGATGACCCAAAGTCATATTTTAAAAGGTTTATTGGTGAACATGTGGaaatattttgcaaaaactACAAAAAACTGCAGGAGATGCTTCATGAAAACCTACAAGAAATGAAATTACACATTTTACGCACCAGCACAGAGGCATCTGAGGAAGTGAACCTGAAGAACGGCAATGCATCCATGTGGCTCGATCATTTCTGTAAAAAACTTGGGGGCCACATGGTCATGAACAGGAAGAGTCTGACAAGCATTCAGGATGAAGACATTAGTGACACAAAGTTTCTGAAAGAGATGATGGCCAAGTATCTTGAAGAAGTGGTTAAAAGTGAACATATGGAAAGTGTTGATGCCTCTTCCCAGCATTTACGCCTCTTAAAGCAGAAAATAACAGAGATTCTTTTTAAACAGCTTGAAGGATGTTGGGCTCAGTGCCCTTTCTGCAAAGCCATCTGCACAAATACTTTAGTTAACCACAGTGGTGACCACAGTGTTCATTTTCACCGGTCCAGTGCTATGGGTCACTTTAGTTATTATAACACAGATGAATTTTCAATTGATTTTTGCTCAACCAATGTAAGCAGTGATTGTTCATTCAGGCATCATGCCAGTGGAAAGTGGATCCCCTATAAGTCCTACAGAGATGCTGGTGACCCTTATGATAAGTGGAGCATCACCGCAGATGGGAGCACACAGGGTTACTGGAAATGGTTCATCTGTAGGTTTCAGAAGGAGTGGGAAGATACACGTGGATACAAATTTAAAGGCAGAGGTGCGATTCCTAACAGCTGGAGAAAAATCACAGAGGAATCAGTGCTGGAGGAATTAAACATAAGAGACTAA
- the LOC125704464 gene encoding interferon-induced very large GTPase 1-like isoform X5, translating to MQCNDIMKRKVISYFPEIGRKVKSFKDMCLEYKSVFQRSLSSILPSIRGGGTEECVLANILTKKEESPFNSNKLKEWLDCKEQEINLLQTYTDMMEDTKILASKSELQSEILKNRDKHVVCFALTSLGEEEPYLSCLQSHLKALSTAKLREPTEEDGKDVEPSEFYLSDAVSEKINKQVFLFMDFAKANKENKKTHFISASIPNDKYKGASIYLYTDGMKQSDQFEPPSKPERPNASDVTHDSVTIKLNHPQYGSSEITHYLVEYCANESDDWQFFEVSKSNLECTVSGLLPHTGYRFRYKAVCPAGVSLASEAESIKTLPTSPPGKAEKIDVDLEEIEVTWTKPDMVGNGVSIENYIVEYRTETNENETDWEKKTSKGEVYKMTGLQPDTAYYIRITCNCGESGQSKESLTVSISTLSGTTTIPEQIKQKSECLSLEEKYAQWSWKLRKYSLETPTKLINQIGSNKILYVNTTDLISDFDNVYTALKSDIEAHFKDDKRAEILIEWNVEKLEKLKNELIEETLKQCKILIKNKRSMSEVDQKKYYFEAKLMQKSKTMASLKDKRLTDKQVEEEFRSLWVKWVAEIAKDQLPDKPVNIKVIVEKILYSHFQKQADIMNKIKTISENGMFEFTKKKHISQSFMAAKWESIRELHGMGIFQGFPEKLHRNVNHMVNEYIKNKELEKTDFNRNFIFEILDEVERHIQECERNENVKFTYEYRVDLSVSICLSSVQRFQKMHESFKKANDPVTYLQSKKKQYSEMFTQYCKGANSVRIFAEFLFKNILPAVEEAVYNQIKLQIINTMKCNNPAFSGNRCNLENHILRHLTIQKKFEFYKEYIDDPKSYFKRFIGEHVEIFCKNYKKLQEMLHENLQEMKLHILRTSTEASEEVNLKNGNASMWLDHFCKKLGGHMVMNRKSLTSIQDEDISDTKFLKEMMAKYLEEVVKSEHMESVDASSQHLRLLKQKITEILFKQLEGCWAQCPFCKAICTNTLVNHSGDHSVHFHRSSAMGHFSYYNTDEFSIDFCSTNVSSDCSFRHHASGKWIPYKSYRDAGDPYDKWSITADGSTQGYWKWFICRFQKEWEDTRGYKFKGRGAIPNSWRKITEESVLEELNIRD from the coding sequence ATGCAATGCAATGATATTATGAAGAGAAAGGTTATTTCATACTTTCCAGAGATTGGACGAAAGGTAAAATCCTTCAAGGACATGTGCTTGGAGTACAAATCAGTGTTTCAGAGATCGTTGTCAAGCATTTTACCATCAATTCGTGGAGGTGGAACAGAGGAATGTGTGCTTGCAAACATCCTAACAAAGAAGGAAGAGTCTCCTTTCAATAGCAATAAACTTAAGGAATGGCTGGACTGCAAAGAGCAAGAAATCAACCTGCTCCAGACATACACTGATATGATGGAAGACACAAAAATTCTGGCATCAAAGAGTGAGCTTCAAAGTGAAATCTTGAAAAATAGAGATAAGCATGTAGTGTGTTTTGCATTAACATCACTGGGTGAGGAGGAGCCGTATCTGTCCTGCTTACAGAGTCACTTAAAGGCTCTTTCAACTGCGAAGCTAAGAGAACCAACAGAAGAAGATGGGAAGGATGTCGAGCCGAGTGAGTTTTACCTCTCAGATGCAGTGTCAGAAAAAATTAACAAACAAGTATTCCTCTTCATGGATTTCGCAAAGGCGAACAAGGAGAACAAGAAAACACACTTTATATCAGCATCCATACCTAACGATAAGTACAAAGGGGCAAGTATTTACCTTTACACAGATGGGATGAAACAAAGTGACCAATTTGAGCCTCCGTCAAAACCAGAAAGACCAAATGCATCTGACGTCACTCATGACAGTGTGACAATAAAGCTGAATCATCCCCAGTATGGATCCAGTGAAATCACACACTACCTGGTTGAATACTGTGCTAATGAGTCAGATGACTGGCAATTTTTTGAGGTTTCCAAATCTAACCTGGAATGTACTGTGTCTGGACTGCTTCCCCACACAGGCTACAGGTTCAGATACAAGGCAGTGTGTCCAGCAGGTGTCAGTCTAGCCAGTGAAGCTGAGAGCATTAAAACTTTGCCCACAAGTCCTCCTGGGAAGGCAGAAAAAATAGATGTAGACTTAGAGGAGATTGAAGTTACTTGGACAAAACCTGATATGGTTGGAAATGGGGTCAGCATTGAAAATTATATTGTTGAATACAGAActgaaacaaatgaaaatgagaCAGACTGGGAAAAAAAGACTAGTAAAGGTGAGGTCTATAaaatgactgggttacagccagatacagcatattatattagaattacATGCAATTGTGGTGAATCTGGTCAAAGCAAAGAAAGTCTGACAGTCTCAATTTCAACATTGTCAGGAACCACAACAATACCtgaacagataaaacaaaagagtgAATGTCTTAGCCTGGAAGAGAAGTATGCTCAGTGGTCATGGAAGTTAAGGAAATATTCTTTGGAAACACCGACCAAGTTGATAAACCAAATTGGAAGCAACAAAATTTTGTATGTCAATACCACAGATCTGATCTCTGACTTTGATAATGTTTATACTGCATTAAAAAGTGATATTGAGGCACATTTCAAAGATGACAAACGTGCTGAAATCCTTATTGAATGGAATGTTgaaaaactagagaaactgAAGAATGAGCTCATTGAAGAAACcctaaaacaatgcaaaatattaattaaaaataagagaAGTATGTCAGAAGTAGATcagaaaaaatattattttgagGCAAAATTGATGCAGAAAAGCAAAACCATGGCAAGTTTGAAGGACAAGAGGCTCACTGATAAACAAGTGGAAGAAGAATTCAGGTCACTCTGGGTTAAGTGGGTAGCTGAAATAGCAAAAGATCAGCTGCCTGATAAACCAGTCAACATAAAAGTTATAGTGGAGAAGATTCTGTACTCTCACTTTCAAAAGCAGGCAGACATCATGAACAAGATTAAAACGATATCTGAAAATGGAATGTTtgaatttacaaagaaaaaacatattAGCCAATCTTTCATGGCAGCAAAATGGGAAAGTATTAGAGAACTGCATGGAATGGGGATTTTCCAGGGGTTTCCTGAAAAACTACACCGGAACGTGAATCACATggttaatgaatacattaaaaacaaagaATTGGAAAAGACAGATTTCAATCGCAATTTCATATTTGAAATACTAGATGAGGTTGAAAGGCATATTCAGGAATGTGAACGCAATGAAAATGTGAAATTCACATATGAATACAGAGTTGACTTGTCAGTTTCTATTTGCCTCAGTTCTGTCCAGAGGTTTCAAAAAATGCACGAGTCATTCAAGAAAGCTAATGACCCGGTAACCTACCTGCAAAGTAAAAAGAAACAGTACTCTGAAATGTTCACACAATACTGCAAAGGAGCCAACTCAGTGAGAATTTTTGCTGAATTTTTATTCAAAAACATTCTGCCTGCAGTTGAAGAGGCAGTTTACAATCAAATTAAGTTGCAAATCATTAATACTATGAAATGCAACAACCCAGCATTCAGTGGCAACAGATGCAACCTTGAAAATCATATACTGAGACATCTTACAATTCAGAAGAAATTTGAGTTCTACAAAGAATACATTGATGACCCAAAGTCATATTTTAAAAGGTTTATTGGTGAACATGTGGaaatattttgcaaaaactACAAAAAACTGCAGGAGATGCTTCATGAAAACCTACAAGAAATGAAATTACACATTTTACGCACCAGCACAGAGGCATCTGAGGAAGTGAACCTGAAGAACGGCAATGCATCCATGTGGCTCGATCATTTCTGTAAAAAACTTGGGGGCCACATGGTCATGAACAGGAAGAGTCTGACAAGCATTCAGGATGAAGACATTAGTGACACAAAGTTTCTGAAAGAGATGATGGCCAAGTATCTTGAAGAAGTGGTTAAAAGTGAACATATGGAAAGTGTTGATGCCTCTTCCCAGCATTTACGCCTCTTAAAGCAGAAAATAACAGAGATTCTTTTTAAACAGCTTGAAGGATGTTGGGCTCAGTGCCCTTTCTGCAAAGCCATCTGCACAAATACTTTAGTTAACCACAGTGGTGACCACAGTGTTCATTTTCACCGGTCCAGTGCTATGGGTCACTTTAGTTATTATAACACAGATGAATTTTCAATTGATTTTTGCTCAACCAATGTAAGCAGTGATTGTTCATTCAGGCATCATGCCAGTGGAAAGTGGATCCCCTATAAGTCCTACAGAGATGCTGGTGACCCTTATGATAAGTGGAGCATCACCGCAGATGGGAGCACACAGGGTTACTGGAAATGGTTCATCTGTAGGTTTCAGAAGGAGTGGGAAGATACACGTGGATACAAATTTAAAGGCAGAGGTGCGATTCCTAACAGCTGGAGAAAAATCACAGAGGAATCAGTGCTGGAGGAATTAAACATAAGAGACTAA